The DNA segment AACTcacaaaaaaaaacttttaaatttaaacaaGAATGCAAAATATTTGATTGTGGATATTCAAGTCAAGTGTTTTAAGTTCAACAGGAAAGAATTGCCCATGTGGAATTGATGGAAATACGAGGAACTCTCTAGGCATACCATCAAGTGGGGGAAGATGGGCTGGTCTTTGATTGAGAAAGAATTTTTGGgggagtatatatatacatatatatgatggACACAGGTGAGCAGAGGGCGGGGGACCTTTCCCCTATAATCTTTCAGTGGGGGGTCCAACTCGATCTATCATCGACAAACGCGTTGGAACTGAGTAGCCACGGGTTTGCATAAATGGAATAAACATGTTGGTTGTGCTcaatttgtcaaaaaaggaaTAGCTTTTGCTTtaccttcatttctttttccctttataATGTTTCTAGTCAATCAATCAACTTTCTAATTAATTAGCTAGTAAATTACTTCAATTAGCTTCATCATGCACATCAAACAATTAACTTTACTCTCTTTTTGCCCAGCCTaattagagcattggcaatgacTTATATATCttcatatttacataatatttctctaaattGGTCTATATTGAATtaagcatctttaaaattttgtatagttatgaatagtatttcttcaaatttgaagaaatattatttacttttcaaacattattttactattttttctctctcatacccattaaattaatcaactttgtgaaatttgtattaagatgattttgatatattaaatttatattaagttgatTATACAAAGTGTTTTTTAGtagatattaatatttattgataaaattggtcattttgatatatgaaattggtaatatttagatatatggaATTGATATTTTTGAGCATATTgtgctaattgtaaaatatataaaaataattatttaaaaaaaaaacaaagaataaaaaataatatatttttttattatttggttcAAAGATGCACAACCCAAtataagagtttttttttttaattttatatgtaaaatcaatctttaaaagatgtgattttaaatatgtatatagAAAAACCAATACTAGTTCTTGGCTTCCTATATACATTTGAAATTCGGAATTCTTCAACTTAGAAATTCGGTTGGTTAACAAATCACTACTTATTGTAAGATTActacaatttataaaataaaataaaaatgaagttgAAATACAAGTTAAAAAGTTCGTTTAGATTTAGAgagtattttatctcatctcatctcattattacaaatttatcaaattctcacacaaaatataataaacaatttaattttttcaaattccaatttaactttttcaaaactcaaaacactaataatattaaaaaataatattttaataatattttattcaacttttaactttcatatgAAACCGTCCCATCTtatctctgaatccaaacgaACCTGTGGCCCGCACTAAATTTGGGCTATATTTAGGGAATGGCAGGAAACCATTGCTTCATGTGCATAAGTTATTTGCCTAGTTTCAACTATGGAGATCGATATTACTTAACTGGAGTTGATATGTATATATGGGTGGTCTTCGAATATGTTGAGAGAGTCAGCCCCATGGGTTTGGTCTCATGCAACATTTGTTTATTACTTCAATGAAACTACGTCGTTGCCGTCGTCGTCGTCATCATGATCATGGGTATAATTTGGAAATGAAAGTTGCCATCTCGAGGCTTTTACGcccaataattattttcaaagcTACATTTGAGCCATGGCGATGCAGATGATAATAAGAGCAAAACTACGTACGTACAACTGATTATGCCATTCCTTGAAATATGAAATGATGAATAAAGTTTCGAGTTTAATAGGCTATTATATATTCAAGAACTTATAATGCCATTCCATGAAATCTAAAAATGAAGGATAaccttaattaatttatataaatatgttgAAGAGGCCATTTCCAGAAAATGTATTGAATGTAAAAGTGAAGGAAAACATCATGGAACGATTGAACTTGGATCCATCAGAAGGTCCCCATAACACttctaataataatttctcAAGGTGCTTTCCATGGGTTTCCTTCACATCTTCATCTGGCCCCCCATTCCATATTTGAAGTAAACGTGCGGCCATGCAGTAAATGCATGTTCTTTGTAGTCGCAATATttttttgagtaattttacatataattacTTTTGCATACTATCTATACattctactgatgtgattgactgtatcaatttttttaatatacaactaatCACTTAATGGAGTGTGTAAAAAAGTATACAAAAttaactgcacataaaatttttatattttttttacacacacacacatacatacatacatacatacatacatacatacatacatatatatataatcatgtaaGGTTAATGatcttgaatttattattacaatattaattaattctcaacaagaaaagaagaaatatatttGCGAACCTATTTAGTTATACATTTATCGTATTACTGATATAGAAGTTTGCCATATCACTTTATATAGAAAAGGTACttgtatttttactttatttttttaataattataatggtTATTATATTAAGGCTATAGCCAAGAGAAGTTCTacacattatattttttaattgaaaggAAGTTCTACACATTATAAGTATTAGGATCAGTGCTACAACCAcaaaaaatttctataaaaataaagttataaattgatataaattcatctaatatattagatttattttaccataaaaatatttgtaaacgCCAGTAGAACAAGTGTAATCAATGAGGAAATGTTGAAGTAAACGACACATACTTACTAGTAGATGAATGACGGAAGGGAGAATATCAAttgaatctctctctatttattaATCAAAAGCTTAATCACAGAGTATTCAAGTGTGAGCATGCATTAATTACCACGTTCGTCTGACCAATCGGATTAGCCATAATTAGTGTACGTGCATTGATCTTTTGGTAGGCATCGAAGATGCAATGAATTTGTAGAAGACAGAAGTCATATAATTGGTACTTcacttttttttgaaaaaaaatcctcATTGTATTCATATTCAATTTGTATCAGTTACATCATACATTTTATCTATAACTACTTGATTAACAATTGCCTCAGGACTCTCCTCAACCCAATACATATCTTCCTCACAGTTTAATGCCATCTTAACTAATTAATTAGCAACTTCATTATAAAGCTCACTTTTCACCTAAAATATGATCTTAGCTTCTGCTGCAAAGCCTCCATCAGATGACCAGCACTAGAATCATCCCTTTCCCCCTTCCTTACTGCATCAATAACTCCCTTCGCATCCCCTTCAAACTGGACATCCCCTAACCCCAAGTCTTCACATAGTACCATTGCTCCCTACAAAGCAAAACATTCTGCAACAAAAGCAAAGCCAGTTAACACCTTAACAATACATTTTGCAACAAAAACTTCACCCTCACCATCTCTAATTACCACCCCAACCCCCAATCTCTGAGAGGACACATTAATTGCAGCATTAAAATTAGCTTTTAGCTTTGAATCCCTTAGTTTCCTCCACCCATTGCCTCCCCTCATAGTTGGCTTGATAGTAATTTTATCTATCTCACCCCTTAACCTCTCTTGAGCTAGCTTATACTCTTTATATCCTGTTAATGAAATCTGTACAACACTAGTAGGAGTCAAGAATTTTTTCTCAAACAcatatttatttcttctatgcCAGATGTTTCTCATGATcatagtcattttttttatattctcaaTAGGGAGTTTACTATACATTTCCTCCCAAAGctgcaaaattttttttactccCACCCTCCATTTCTGTACAGGATTGCCCATCTTAACCCAAACATCAGAAGCCGCAGGGCACTACCAAATAGCATGCATCTTTGATTCCTCATTTTCCAAGCAAATAGGACACTTTGCATCCTCTACCACCCTCCTTTGCCTTAGATTTATCATAGTAGGAAGAATATTGTTGGCTACTTTCCACAAAAGAAGTTTAACAGCACCTGGGACTCCCAACTTCCAAATCTATTTTCATATCCCTTCTTCTCTGCCAAACTCTGAACTCTCCCCACCCCTTTGCCTTCTAACTTGTTGTTCCATATGATAAGCACTTCTTACCGAGAACTTTCCATCTTTTGAGTTTTTCCAAATTAATCTATGCTCTGCTTCTACTGGGCTAATTGGTAAAGACAGTATCAAATCAGCTTCATCCTTCTCAAAAATTTGCCTCGCTAAATCTACCTTCCATCCTTTACTGGATTTATTAATTAACTCACAAACTCGATCCTCAGcttgtaaaatttttacttGAGACTGTACACAACCAGTAACAAGTTTTGGCAACCATTTATGACTCCAAATTCTGATATTTTCTCCATTCCTAACCCTCATCCTCATTCCTTTTTTAATCACCCTTAAAGCAGACCACACACTCCTCCAAATAAATGAAGGAGATTTACCCAAAGTGGCTTCAAGTAAAGGGACATTCTTAAAATACTTATCTTTAAAAATTCTGGCAACAAGAGAAGTAGGATCCATCAAcattctccacccttgcttaACTAGCGCAGCCaaattaaaatcttcaagttgccTAAAACCCAATCCACCTCCCATTTTATTCTATCCCAACCTACTCCACTTCCACCAATGCATCCCATTATCCTTTTTATACTGAGACCACCAGAACTTAGAGAAGAGTTGTTCAATCTCACCACACAATCTCTGAGGTAGTTTGAATACACTCATCGTGTATGTAGGAATGGCTTGTAAGACAGCCTTAATCAGAATTTCCTTTCTAACTTTTGACAAAAACCCATTTTTCTAGTTTTGAATCCTCTTCCATACTCTCTCGTTCAAAACAAGATATTTCTCATATCTATCACAAATATAGGACCCAACCTCTCTATATATTTCACTCTTTACATTCTCTTTTGTGTTTGTGCTGAAGAAAATGGAAGTCTTATGCTTATTAAGCTTCTGCCCCGAGGCCTTCCTCATAGCAATCAAGAATGTCATACATGCTTCTCCACTCATTCAAGGTAGCCCTGTCAAAGATcacacaatcatctgcaaaaagcagGTGATTAACttttaaccccccccccccccaacggCTACTCCCCTTCATACACCTTCCCTTCCAGACCTCAAAAACATATGACTTATTCCTTCTACACAAATAAGGAACAAATAAGGGGATAGAGGATCACCTTGCCTTAATCCTCttgaaggaaaaaatttctgccCTGGCCTCCCATTCACTACCACTGAATAACTTACTGATTGGACACACaacattagtaatttagtaaTCTTCTCCCCAAATCCCAGTCTAATCAACATAGCTTGCAAGAAAGGTCATTCCACACGATCATATGCCTTTGACATATCAATTTTAACAACCATATTACCTATATTTCCTTTTTGCTTAGACTGTATTGAGTGAAGTAACTCAAAAGCAACCATAATATTATCAATAATGAGTCTGTCAGCaataaaagcactttgattcTGTGAAATAGCAGTATGTAGCACCTTTTTCACACGATTAGCAAGGACCTTTgatattagtttatataaaacATTACATAAACTAATTGGTCTGAACTCCATCACTGTCTTAGGCTTCTTTACCTTTGGTATCAAAGCTATATGAGTATGATTTAAGTATGCCACCATCGATCCCCCATTAAGAAACTCTAAAACAACCTCACTTATATCACTACCAATGACACCCCAATGCTTCTGAAAAAAACCAGCCCCAAAACCATCAAGCCAAGGGGATTTCCAAGGTGACATCTGTTTCAGAGCCACATTCACCTTTTCTCCGTTAAAAGTCCCTTCTAACCCACACCTCATTTCCTTAATGATCTTTGGCTCAATATCACCAATACacctttcaatttcaatttcagaAGGGTTGCTGGTTAAGTAGACTTCAGCAAAATATTCTCCAAAAGCACCCTCAATTTCTAACTGTTTACTCACTAAACACCCTTGAGAATTAGTAATCTCAGAGAtagtattctttttctttcgttGGTTTACACAggcatgaaaaaattttgtattaagaTCACCTTGCTGCAACCAATGAGCCTTAGTTCTCTACTTCCACCAATATTCTCCTATTCCAGCAATTCATCCAGCTTTCTGcttatatttcttattttagagGTATTTTCAGGCCCGTCCACCTCTTTTAGAATTTTGAGTTTACTAGATAAGAGCTTAATATCAGCCCCTCTCTTAGCAAACTTCTCTGAGGACCATAAACTGAGAGCTTGTCTATATGAGTTAAGCCTTCTTTGAACACTGGATCGTCTACATTTCCCCTCACCTCCATACCTCTTCCATGCCCTTTCCACTGTCACCCCACACTCCTCCTCCTTATCCCAACACATTTCATAGCGAAATATTCTCTTACCTTTCTCATAAGTAAATTTGTCTCTTGAGTAGGTAAGTAGACTAGGTAGATGGTCAGAACACCAAGCTACCATTGTTTCCACTTCTACTTTATTAAAAGATCTCCTCCAAGCTTAGTTGGCAATAGCTCGATCTAACCTTTCTTTAACAAAAGAACTGTCATCATGACCATTGCTCCATGTATACTTAATGCCCCTCCACCCAAGATCACACAATCCTCCATTAAATAAAGCCTCTCTAAATCTTCCATTTGCCTCTccctcctctcattttcttcccaTTTCTCCCCTTGGGCCTTGGGACactatctcattaaaatctcctagAACACAACATCCCACCTCAGGAGAAGGTTTTAGCATTTACAGTAACTCCCAAGAACCCTTCCTCTTAGCAACCTCTGGATGCCCATAAAAACCAGTCATGAGGCACTTAGAACTCTCCCCTTTATTCTTAACCCATAGGTTAATATGCCATTGTAAGTAATTCCATAGCTCCACCCCCTCTACATCCTTCCACATCATCACCAACCCACCACACAATCCTCTCGATTCCACCACCATACAACCTTCAAAGCCCAATTTATTTTGCACAACTTCTACTTTCTCAAATCTCAACTTTGTCTCTATAATGAAGATAAAGTCTGGCAACTTCTCCTTTGCAAGTCTACAAAGGAACTGAATTGTCCAAGGGttgccaagccctcggcagttccaacttaaaGCCCTCATTGATCCTGGCAGGGCTGCCTTGCAGCACCTGCCAATAATAACAAAACTTCTGAATCAATGCCTTCCCTCCTAACTTTCTTAGTATTTACATCTCCACCTTCATCCTCCCTCTCCACCCTACTAATCAATCTCTTATTCCTCCCTAAAATCATCCCCAGACTTTTTGGTTTAACCACCTCTCTAGCTCTCCTCTTCCAAGTCTTTCtaacctcatttattttttcaaacccaGACTCCTCACTGCATATCCCCCCCTTGCAGCACTTAGATTGCTATCCCTTCACCTCATTAATCTCATCTTCTAACCCAACCTCTCCATCCCcacttttcatattattaatttgCTCCTCTATCACATCCTACCCCTTTACCAACATTAACTCCCTTCCATTGTCcccctcatttctttcttcttcacctTCCTTCATTTTCACCACAATTGACTCCTCTTCTCTAGACTTAGTAAAATTTTCCTTACTCCCCACCTCATAAGAAGCTTTCCTCTCCTCTACTAGTATCttcctcatttattttcctctcCCATGATTGTTTGTCCCCTCCTTCCTTATAGCCTTTTCTCCTAAATCCCCCATCAGCTCTAAGCCATGAGCCAAATTGCTCTTGAGAAGACTTTCCATTACCTAAACCCTCACCTCCCATCAAACACCCCTTCTCCCCATGAGTCAACCAACCACATTGAAAACATAGTCTAGGCATTTTCTCATATTTCACACTAGCCCACACATTCTGTCCATTCACCTTTATTCACATCCCACGAACCACAGCTTTCTTCAATGGAATTTCCACTCTAACTCGCAAGAATCCCCCCCATCCTATACCATTCACAGGAATATCCACCTTCATTAATCTTCCTAATGATTCACCAATTAAACGACCCTTCTCTTTTGTCATACAAAACATAGGTAAATTGTGAATCTGGATCCAGAATAGCTCATGACCAAAGCTCCACTCATTTGATTGAGCAAAAACATCAAAAACCTTAAGTACAAACAAATGGTTATCAAATAACCATGGTCTGCCATCCATCACTCTCAACTTATCAGCCACTGTgtgaaaaataattacaaacttATTGTCACAAACCTCTCGAAATTCAGTTGGCTTACTGATATGCCAGATCTTATTCATCGTGCTTGACAAAACTTCCTTGCTAATCGATCTCTCCAGACAGATCTTCCCGACTAGATTACGCTCCCCCTGTTCTCAAGCTTCCACTTCAACCTCCTCACCAACATCGACAACCACTCTTTCTTCCTTCAATAGCCTTAGCTTCTTTCACTGTTCTTCCAAACTCTTCAGTCCACCACCAGCAGACTCATCCATGGCTACCTCGCACTCACTTTCCTTTTAGGTAGTTATAACTGCTTCCACCACCTCTATTTCCatagagaaaaatagagaggagACTCATGTACATAATTTTCTCCATATAATTGGTACTTATATGTGCATACATCCAAGCTTAAACATtccctaaatatatatatatatatatatatatatatatatatatatatatatatattctcagcTTCCTTAACTCATGCTTAGTGCGAATATTGGATGCACATTGCATATTTGCCTAAATTTGGAAGCTTCTCATATTTGCCTAAATTCTCATGGTCTAGACATCTATATTTGCTTACaagttgttttttcttttatttttttttttttttttttaccttcttCTTTGGTAAAGATTGGTAtgtccttttaaaaaaagtttttgtacTCAGTTCTGTTGGAGTTCATATTTCCTATGAACTCCGGTGTCAGGGTGAGAGAGATAGTTAGGtaaaagagtaatgatatacaTATAACCCTTTTAATAACTATacaaaatcatgttttaaatttgagaatatttgTGTATGGATCACATAGCATTAAttgaatatttgtattttttgagTGCAAGTAGTCTCGACGAAACTCCAACACCATCAATCACCCCTCCTTCCATCCCCcttgtcttttttctttctctattcaatctcttcttctttctatcattctttttctcgtcttctcccttttttttattattaatgtcttcttcttttttcaatttccGGTTTTCCCCCATACTTTCAATCTTTTTCACAACCGtttatacaattatattttaaatgagagaATTTTTGTAAAGTAACTTATAAAAACATCACTTTACATAAATACCATTGTTTTAATACATGATTATATAAATGATTGTACCTCATTGCTATATTGTTCATGGGAGCACCTAATGCCGGATGCAATTACAATTTGGAGTCAGACCACCGCCTTGTACAGCCATGGAAGCTGAGCTTTGTGTCCATAATTATGCACGATTTTTTGATGTTATGCCCCATCCTTTGCCTTCGTTGTTGGGCGGCTTATTCACATCTCTCTTGGTCATTGTACGTGGGTGGGCTTCGTTTCTTTGTAGGGAAATGGGCTTGAGCCTGAAGTCAGTTCAGCTTGAAATTTTAATGCATCATGAGCCCATTGTCAATCTCAGCCCTTTAAAGTTAGCGGTACCGACGCTTCAAGGCTTCTACCATAAGTAGTTAAAAAGATACGGCCTCTACCGGGCCACCTCGAAGCTTCCTTCATCTCTCTTTCTATCGAACACACACACAATTTCCGATCAATTTCCCAAAGTCTCTCGTAATCGAATCCTTGGAAAGATGACCACATTCAGCGGGGACGAAACAGCTCCGTTCTTCGGCTTCCTCGGCGCTGCGGCTgccctcgttttctcttgtaaGCCCAAACCCTTACTCTCCGTTTGCACCGTaaaatctctctttttctcGGCAACCAAATAGATAACCTATATAAACGTACAAGCatgcctttatttatttatcttcctTTTAACCTCTTTAATTGCATTACGAATTTTGGTTTCCATTGTTTTGTTTTAAGGTATGGGTGCCGCATATGGCACTGCAAAGAGCGGTGTGGGCGTGGCGTCGATGGGAGTGATGCGGCCCGAGCTTGTGATGAAATCCATTGTGCCCGTTGTTATGGCTGGCGTGTTAGGTATCTACGGTTTGATCATTGCGGTTATTATCAGTACGGGGATTAACCCAAAGGCCAAATCTTATTACCTTTTCGACGGGTATGCCCACCTCTCGTCCGGTCTCGCTTGTGGTCTTGCTGGCCTTTCCGCTGGTATGGCTATCGGTATCGTTGGCGATGCCGGTGTgaggtactctctctctctctctctctctctctctctctctctctctctctatatatatatatatatatatatttgtatataatatCATTGTTTGTCTGATATTGGCTGGAATGGAATGTGAGTGGATAAATTGACTGgggaaatgatattcccaccCGACGGGACCCACCGACAAAAACCACCGACTGTAGTATTCACAAGTGCAATTGATCAGTATTAACATAACTTGTAAATCTATAGGTTTTAGGGTTACGGTGGTGTTCCGACGTCATATATAACAAGGTCTTGTGTTCATCTCCATTATTTGGTTGATAAGAATACATATGGTGATAAATGAAATTGTTCTCTATTTATGCACAGGATCTGTTTCTCATAGGCTATTATGAATTAGATTCTTGATAAAGACATTGTAACAACTCATTCCTAGCAAAAattaagaatctcaaatttgaaTTTGCAAACTTTAGGAATAGGACACCAGAATCTAAATTATGTTGTGTATTTATTTTGGTTCATTTGTATGATATCCTGTCATTGATCAGTTAAACTGGTTAGGAAACagttttcttttaaatgaatctttgggatgatttttgtttaaaaagattcatataaATGTCATTATGGTGCCTTAATAGAGATTGGATATTTTtcaaagagtaatgctacatgtACTTACAACTTTACTTACATTTTTACTTTCAAGACtgattttattagttttctcttcaaattcaaattttaaattcaaatttcataatcTTTAGGATATCAATAGCTGACATGTGGGTAATTAAGATTTTAGTAAGTTTTTAGTAAGTTTTTCTTAAGTACACTTAGcatttctctttctcaaatGCTGGTTGGAGATGCATAAGTTCTTTTTGGCAATACGATTTACAAATTCCTATAATTCTATAGAAATGAGCGTTTGCAatatgatttacatgaaaactACTTTCTACATTGATGATTTATTCTGTATTAGTTTTTCCTTTGATGGAAGTTGATTGTATTTTGCAGAGCAAATGCACAACAGCCAAAGCTTTTTGTTGGAATGATTCTTATTCTCATCTTTGCCGAGGCCTTGGCCTTGTATGGCCTCATTGTTGGTATCATCCTTTCTTCCCGAGCTGGCCAATCGAGAGCAGATTAGAGAAAGGTTTTCTGTCAGTGGCTGGTTTTGGCATTGCATATGTGACTTCAGGTCCGTGATGCATACAAAGTGTGCGGTGTTGTGTCAACTTATTCATTTTCGACGTGATCTTTTAATTATGCTATCTAGATTTTCTGAACTAATTTGGAGCCAAGTTTCCTTCAGAATAAAGCTTTTGAAGCTGCTGCTTTAGCTATTGTTGTATTTTAGATTATAGTTCAAAGTAGTCTAAAAACCTTCTTTGTAGCAAAACGCTcctaaacattttatttatatttctgattttaattaatatacctGAAGTCATTTTTCTAGAACATTGTAGTTATGACTGTTTGCATTTGTGTGCGTGCCTGCTTATGCAAATGTGTGCATGATTGAGATTTCTTTATTGCTACTATTGTTTGCTTGCTGGGGCGTCCTTGATGGAGCCCTTATGCCAGGTTCATCCAAGCAATTGACGATGTGAGGGAATTAGTTGCGTGGTCTTTAAGTTTGAAGTTTGTGATGTACTATGTTCTCTTATTATCTGGATGTTTGGAGTATCCTGCTCTTGGTCCTTCATTTAGGAATTTCATAAGGCATTTGGGTAGtggttttctctttgtttatctgttaAGATTACTTTGCTGCTCAACCTATCTTCTCAGTTGTCCggtgttaataaaaaaaaaaaaaaaacaattacttTGCTGTTCACACATATGTTGCTGGTATGAATTTGGAGTCTATTGATTATGTCGTTTTTGGATGAAGAACTTCTTGATTAGGCAACATGTTGCTGGAAACAGACAGTCCAGATCACTCTGGTTATAAATACTTGCTTTGTGTGATGAAACATTTGGAATGTATTGATACTTGATGTTTTCACCAGGAAAGGGTGGGATGGTTGGGAGACGTTATGCTAGGGCTGTAAATAAACAATGCAACCCTGCCCGAATTCAAAAAATTAGACTCAGttattaaatgatataaaaatatataaaactcgtCCAACTAAATATATATGGCAGACGTAGTtatgatgaatatttttgtacgtatataattcattattttatgaacata comes from the Carya illinoinensis cultivar Pawnee chromosome 8, C.illinoinensisPawnee_v1, whole genome shotgun sequence genome and includes:
- the LOC122317856 gene encoding V-type proton ATPase subunit c1-like → MTTFSGDETAPFFGFLGAAAALVFSCMGAAYGTAKSGVGVASMGVMRPELVMKSIVPVVMAGVLGIYGLIIAVIISTGINPKAKSYYLFDGYAHLSSGLACGLAGLSAGMAIGIVGDAGVRANAQQPKLFVGMILILIFAEALALYGLIVGIILSSRAGQSRAD